A portion of the Pirellulales bacterium genome contains these proteins:
- a CDS encoding 4Fe-4S binding protein has translation MLQWFKNVRDAVFTVLQGLWITMRYWIITYDKKRRTFTEHFEYPELPVPVTSRYRGFHRYDLTTCIACDQCAKACPVDCIYIGKERVTNGKGFRITGFTIDYSKCMFCALCVEPCPVDCIFMGSVHDLSCYSRDGCIVDFSKMPVEIAWGRTTLNPTAVAMSKVITQPVHGGPNQ, from the coding sequence ATGCTCCAATGGTTTAAAAATGTCCGAGACGCGGTCTTCACGGTTTTGCAGGGCCTGTGGATCACGATGCGTTATTGGATCATCACTTATGACAAAAAACGCCGCACATTTACCGAACATTTTGAGTATCCCGAGCTTCCCGTACCGGTCACTTCGCGTTATCGCGGCTTCCACCGTTATGATCTGACGACCTGCATTGCCTGCGACCAATGCGCCAAAGCCTGCCCCGTGGATTGCATTTATATTGGTAAAGAACGGGTGACGAACGGCAAGGGCTTTCGGATCACCGGCTTTACCATCGATTACTCTAAATGCATGTTTTGCGCCCTTTGTGTCGAGCCTTGCCCCGTGGATTGCATTTTTATGGGCTCGGTGCATGATCTCAGTTGTTACAGCCGCGATGGATGCATTGTTGATTTCTCCAAGATGCCGGTGGAAATTGCTTGGGGACGGACCACGCTTAATCCCACGGCCGTGGCCATGTCCAAGGTTATCACCCAACCGGTTCATGGCGGTCCCAACCAATAA
- a CDS encoding DUF2203 domain-containing protein, translating into MSEQTESDIQHKLFTLEQANAMLPLVRAIVQDLSVLSQDVIDRRERLAGLKAKRAKPRDDLYQQEVQQIEQELQQDTLRLREFVEELQDLGVEPKNGPEGIVDFRCLLDGRVVYLCWKLGENRITHWHELEAGFAGRQTLPVEFLSGNTALSSES; encoded by the coding sequence ATGAGTGAACAAACAGAATCCGATATCCAGCATAAGCTTTTCACCCTAGAGCAGGCGAACGCCATGCTGCCGCTGGTGCGGGCTATTGTCCAGGATTTGTCCGTGCTTTCCCAGGATGTGATTGATCGCCGGGAACGCCTGGCCGGTTTAAAAGCCAAGCGTGCTAAACCACGTGACGATCTGTATCAGCAAGAAGTCCAGCAAATTGAACAAGAGTTACAACAAGACACCTTGCGACTCCGCGAGTTTGTCGAAGAACTTCAGGATCTAGGCGTCGAACCAAAAAACGGTCCCGAAGGGATCGTGGATTTTCGCTGCCTCTTGGATGGCCGGGTGGTTTATCTTTGTTGGAAATTAGGCGAAAACCGCATTACCCATTGGCATGAGCTAGAGGCGGGTTTTGCCGGTCGCCAAACTCTGCCGGTCGAGTTTTTATCAGGAAACAC